CCGGCTGTGGCCGCGAAGGGCCTGAACCGCGCAGAGTCGGAAGCCCCCCTCAGCTACTCGGCCCCTGGCGAGCAGGGCGACGTCGAGGTGCGCAACCAGCGCGGACAGCTCGAGAAGGCGGCGACGGACCGCGCTCAGCGCCAGCAGCGCCAGGCGGCCCCCGCCCAGGCGGCGCCGCCGGCCCAGGGCGCGTCGCAGCGCGGCGCGTTCGGCCAGCGCGTGGAGGACGGGGACGAGGCTCCCGTCAACCGCGCGGAGCGCCGCGCCCAGGCCAAGAAGCGCTGACCCTCACGCGCTGAGCAGGTTCCCGGACGGCGGAGCGGTCGATGACCGCTCCGCCGTTCGTCGTCCGCGGCGCCGGCCCGCTACAGCACCGTGATCGCGGTGGCGCGCCAGCGCATCCGGTGGCGTTCCAGCCGGAGCGCCACCGCCCTCGATCGGGACGGCTGGTGGATCATCACGACCGCCTCCACGACCGAGTCCCCGAGCCGGTTGAGCACCGGCTCGCCGACGCGCACGCGGGGCCGCTTGACCTCGTCGCCCGTGACCGCCCGGGAGCGGGCGGCGATGACGGTGCGGCGCAGAAGCTGGATGAAGACGGAGTCGCTGACCCAGCGGCCGAGCTGATCGAGCGGGCGCGCGCCCGCCAGGATCTCGATGACGCAGAGCGCGAGCTTCGCGCAGAGCAGGCGGGCATCCTCGCCGATGCCCGAGTCCGTCCGCAGGCCGTCTCCGGAGGCCTGGAGCTCTGCGTCGAGCGTGCGTGGCTCGAAGGGCGCCAGGTCCGGTGGTGGACCCGGGACCGGCGGCGCCACGACCCGCTGCGGCGGTACGAGCCGGAGCGGCGGCCGGGCCGCGTTCGGCCGCTCGACAGCGGGCCGTTCGAGGACGGGGGAGAGGAGTGCGTTCATGCTGATGGTGCTCGATTCTTTCTCGTCGACGGTGTTCGTCGGTGCGTGGTGAACACTCAATCAGCGCGCCTCGCGGGTGGTCCAGGGCCTGAACGCGGGTGTGGACAACCGGTGCCGCGCGGGCTGTCTATAGTGGGGGAGTGTCGACCCTCAGTGATCTCGTCAATGCCCAAGGTCGTTCCTCCGAGGCGGACGTGGAGTGGCTCCACAGCCTCGTCGGCGACTGGCAGCTCCTGGCCGACCTGGCCTTCGCCGACATCGTGCTCTGGGTGCCGACGTCGGACGGCGACTTCGTCGCCGTGGCGCACGCGCGGCCGTCGAGCGCCGCGACGCTGTTCTACCGCGACTTCGTCGGCCAGCGGATCAAGCCCGAGTGGCGCCAGCAGGTCACCGACGCGTACCTGACCAAGCAGATCATCGACACCTCCGCCCCGGACTGGTACGAGGAGACCCCGACGCGCGTGCGCGCGGTCCCCGTGATCCGCCGGCTCAGCGTCCACTCGCCGCAGACGTCGGACGAGCCCGTCGCCGTCATCACCCGGCACACCAACCTCAGCGAGGCGCGCACCCCCAGCCGCCAGGAGCTGACTTTCAACGACTGCGCGAACGACCTGTTCGCCATGATCGCGACGGGCGACTTCCCCGACCTGGGCGCGCCCGCCGCTCCACGCCGCGGCGCTCCGCGCGCGGCTGACGGACTGATCCGGCTCGACGAGACCGGCATCACGACCTTCGCCAGCCCGAACGCGCTGAGCGCTTTCAACCGGATGGGCTTCACGGGTGAGCTGGAAGGCGAGTCGCTGGCGACGGTCACGACGAAGCTGCTCGCCGGCAGCCTCACGTCCGACGAGTCGCTCCCGCTGGTCGTCACCGGCCGTGCGCCCTGGCGCACCGACATCGAGGCGCGCGGCGTGACCGTGTCGCTGCGCACCATCCCGATCCGCAACCGCGGGGAGCGCGTCGGCGCGATCGTGCTGTGCCGCGACGTGTCGGAGCAGCGGCATCAGGAGCGCGAGCTCATCACCAAGGACGCGACGATCCGCGAGATCCACCACCGGGTGAAGAACAACCTCCAGACGGTGGCCTCGCTGCTGCGCATCCAGGCGCGGCGCACCCACTCCGAGGAGGCCAGGGAGGCGCTCAGCCAGGCTATGCGCCGCGTCGCCGCGATCGCGGTCGTGCACGACACGCTGTCGACGGGCCTCGCCCAGATCGTGGACTTCGACGACGTGTTCGACCGGGTGCTGCTGCTGGTGGCGGAGGTCGCCGCCAGCCACACCACGACGGTGCACCCGAAGAAGTCGGGCACCTTCGGCTCGCTGCCGAGCGAGTACGCGACCCCGCTGGCACTGGCGCTGACAGAGCTGGTCACCAATGCCGTCGAGCACGGTCTCGCGGGCCGTGAGGGCCAGGTGGAGATCGTGGCCGACCGCACGGAGGAGTCGCTGAGTGTGAAGGTCGTCGACAACGGCTCCGGACTCCCGGAGGGCAAGGTCGGCTCGGGCTTGGGCACGCAGATCGTGCGCACGCTCATCCAGGGCGAGCTCGGCGGCGCCATCGACTGGCACACGATGATGGGCCAGGGCACCGAAGTGACCATCGAGGTCCCGCTCCGCTACCTCACCACCGTCTGACCACCCAGCCCTGCATCGAGGGGCACGTTGTTGTCACTGTTCGCACCGAAAAGTGACAACAACGTGCCCCTCGGCGGGTGGGTGAGCGCGAAAACGCCGAGGGGCGCTTCCGGACGGTGACGTCTGCTAGGTGTTCGGAAGCGCCGCCTCGGCGGCGATGGTGCTGTGATTCGGGATGGATCGCTGTGTTCGTGGGCCCTGTGTCAGGACGCGCGGCGGGCGCGGGCGGCGCGGCGCTTGAGGGCGCGGCGCTCGTCTTCGGAGAGTCCGCCCCAGACTCCGGAGTCCTGACCGGTCTCGAGGGCGTACTGCAGGCAGATCTCGGTCACGGTGCAGCGCGCGCAGACCGCCTTCGCCTTGTCGATCTGGTCGACCGCGGGTCCCGTGTTGCCGACGGGGAAGAACAGCTCGGGGTCTGCGGTCAGGCAGGCGGCTTTGTCGCGCCAATCCATGAAGATATGCTCCTTGTTCGCTGGATGTTTCCTGGCCCGAGGGGGCCTAGAATGCAGGTAAGCAGCCGCGTTACAGGGTTCTTCAGATCCATGGGGAATGAGACCTGCCCACCACCCTGTGAGCACTAACTCGGCCTTGAATATGCTCCCATAGCAGTTGATTCGGATCAATAGTTCTGCATGGGATAACGCTGTGAACACGAGCACGAAACGTCAGGATGCTATAGTGACCGACCCCTCCGCGCCCGGCCTTCCCGCGTCCGATCCGGCGCGCTCCCGGCCTCCGCTGCTGATCGCGCTGGCAGTGATCCTGACGCTCGAAGCGCTGCTGGTCACGGGCCTCGCGGTCTGGCTGCTGTTCGAGCTTCTCACGACGACCCCCCAGTCGTACACCACCGCGGTCGCGATCACCATCCTCGTCGTGCTCGGCGCCGCCTGGCTGATCCTCACGCTCGTCGGCATCCTCCGGCTGCACGCTTGGGCGCGCGCCTCCACGGTGACCATCCAGATCCTGATGATCGCGGTGGCCGTCGGAAGCTTCGAGGGCCTCGTCGCGCGGCCCGACCTCGGCTGGGCGCTGCTCGTCCCCGCCGTCATCGCCGGCGTCCTGGCGCTCGCGCCCTCCGTCGTCCGGGCCACCGCGCGCCCCGTCGAGGCCGACGAGGAGCCCGATCGCAATACGGGGACACACGAATAGCGTGACGGCGGGAACAAGGCGCAGACTCGCACTGTTATGGCTGACATCGTGACTGAACTCTCCGCTCCGGCCCTCCCGTCCCCGTCCACCATCCAGACTGCAGAGGCCGGCTACGCCGACTGGCGCGCCTGGCGCCTCTCGTCCGTCGCAGCCCCGACCGGCAACCTCGCGCTCATCGAGACCCGCTGGCTCGCGGACGGCGAGGAGACCACTGCGGAGCAGGCGCTCGCCGGGCACCCCGCGACGGTGACCGCCACCGAGCTCAGCCGCCGCAACCTCGACACCGGCGCACCGGAGCGCGGAATCCGGCTCTGGGACGCCGCCTCGCCCGCGATCCGCGCGTTCGAGACGATCGACGCGTTCCCGTTCGACCCGTCCTGGATCGTGGAGGCCACCTTCACGCCGGTGAGCGGCGAGCGGACCATCCCGTTCGAGCACATCCGCGACAACGGAGGCACCCGCGACCTGGTCGTGCCTGGCGACATCACCTTCGAGCGCGACGGCGTCGACTACACGCTGAGCGCATTCGACGACGACGGGACGCTGCTGCTGGTCTTTGGCGACCCGACGAACGGCGACGACGGGCCCGACGGCAGCTACGCCTCCGGACGCTTCCTCTTCGTCACGCGCGACGGCGACCGCGCCGTCCTCGACTTCAACCGTGCCTTCGTGCCGCCGTGCGGCTTCTCGGACCAGTACAACTGTCCGCTGCCGCCGCGGAACAACCGCTTCCCCGTCCCGGTCACCGCGGGCGAGAAGCGCGTCGTGCTCCGCGACGGCGCCGCGCGCTGAGCCTCGGCTCCCCTCTGCTTCACCCCCTCGCACACCCCCACTCCACACAGCACAGGAGAACTCCGTTGAGAAAGACCCCCCTGCTCGCCACGATCGCGATCGGCATCGCCGCGTCCCTGGCACTCGCCGGCTGCTCCGGCGCGTCCTCGTCGTCCTCCGGCGGCACTGACGCGTCCATCGCCGTCGGCTCGCTCTACGAGCCCGTCAACCTGGACAACACCGCCGGCGGCGGCCAGGGCGTGACCGAGGCGCTGAACGGCAACGTCTACGAGGGCCTGTTCAAGCTCACCGACGACGGCAAGGTCCAGCCGCTGCTCGCCACGAAGTACACGACGAGCTCCGACGGCCTCACCTACACGTTCACCCTCCGCGAGGGGGTGAAGTTCCACTCCGGCAAGCCGCTCACCAGCGAGTCCGTCAAGACGAGCATCGAGCGCGTGCTCGCCACCGACTCCCAGTCGGCCCGCAAGTCGCAGCTCGCCGTCATCTCCGGCATCCAGACCCCGGACGACAAGACCGTGGTCATCTCGCTGAAGTCGCGCTCCATCTCGCTGCCGTACAACCTCAGCTACGTCTGGATCTACGGCCCTGGCACGACGAACTACAAGACGGCGGAGGACGGCACCGGCCCGTACACCCTCGGCACCTGGAAGCGCGGCAGCTCGCTGAGCCTCGAGCGCTGGAACGGCTACTGGGGCGGCAAGGCGAAGAACAAGGAGGTCGTCTACGACTACTTCACCGACGCCAGCGCCCTCTCCAACGCCCTGCTGACCAACCAGGTCGACGTCGTCACCAGCATCCAGAGCCCTGACTCGCTGACCCAGTTCGAGGGCAACAAGAACTACACGATCAGCAACGGCAAGTCGACGACGAAGGAGCTCCTCGCCTTCAACGACAAGGTGGCGCCCTTCAACAACGCGGAGGTCCGCAAGGCGGTCTACTCGGCGATCGACACCAAGAAGCTGCTCACCTCGATCTGGGGCAAGTACGGCACGCTCATCGGTTCGATGGTCCCGCCGAGCGACCCCTGGTACGAGGACCTCACCAAGGTCAACCCGTACGACACCGCACTGGCGAAGAAGGAGCTGGCCGCGGCCGGCCTCCCGAACGGCTTCGCGTTCACCCTCGACACCCCCACGTACGACCCGCACCCCGCGGTCGCGGAGTTCCTCAAGAGCGAGCTCGCGAAGGTCGGCATCACGGTGAACATCAACTCGATCTCGGCCGACCAGTGGTACACCAAGGTGTTCAAGAACCACGACTTCACCGCGACCCTGCAGGAGCACGTCAACGACCGCGACGTGGTCTGGTACGGCAACCCCGACTTCTACTGGGGCTACGACAACCCGCAGGTCACCACCTGGGTGAACGAGGCCGAGCAGTCCAGCACCACGGCGGAGCAGACCGCGAAGCTGAAGCTGGTCAACGAGCAGATCGCCAAGGACGCCGCCAGCGCGTGGCTGTACCTCTACCCGCAGATCGTGGTGGCGTCGAGCTCGGTGAGCGGCTACCCGGTGAACGGGCTGAACTCGCAGTTCTACGCGTACGACATCGTCAAGAAGTAGGCAGGCGGAGTCCTCCACAGAGGCTCCTCCTCGTCGAGTTATCCACTGATGCTCGGGAGGCCCGCACCGGGTCTCCCGAGCATCTACGCTGAATTGATCATGACCTCGTATCTCCTCCGCCGCACCGCGTTCCTCGTGGTGTCCCTGCTGCTGGCGATGGTCGTGCTGTTCTTCCTGCTGCGCGTGCTGCCGGGCGATCCGGCCAACGCCCTGCTGTCGGCCAGCGCGACGCCCGACCAGATCAAGGCGGCGCAGGAGCAGGTGGGCAGCAACCTCCCGCTGCTCCAGCAGTTCGCGAACTGGTTCGGCTCGCTGCTCACGCTGAACCTGGGGCAGTCGTTCATCACATCGCTGCCGGTGGGGCCGGAGATCGCCTCGCGGCTGGCGGTGACCATCCCGCTCACCCTCCTGTCGTTCGTGCTCGCTCTCGTGCTGGCGCTGCCGATCGGCTTCGTCGCGGCCTGGAAGGCCGACCGCTGGTACGGGCTGGTGCTGTCCGCCTTCTCGCAGCTCGGCATCGCCGTCCCGGTGTTCTGGGTGGGCATCCTGCTCGTGGACGCCTTCGCGGTGAACCTGCGCTGGTTCCCGTCCGGCGGGTTCCCGCGCGACGACTGGGCCGACCCCGCGGCGGCGTTGCAGTCGCTCGCGCTGCCGGTCATCACCATCGCCATCGTGATGAGCGCCTCCATCTCGCGGTACGTGCGCAGTGCGACGCTCGACGTCATCGGCAGCGACTACCTGCGCAACGCCCGCGCGCTCGGCTCCGGTTTCGGGAGGGCGATGTGGCGGCACGGCCTGCGCAACGGCGCGGTCCCGGTCATCTCCATCCTCGGCATCGAGCTGGCGACGACCTTCCTCGGCGCTGTCGTGGTCGAGAGCGTCTACACGCTGCCGGGCCTGGGCAGCATGCTGCTCACGGCGATCCAGCAGCACGACTATCCCGACATCCAGGGCATCCTGTTTGTCTCGACGCTGCTGGTGCTGATCGTCGGCTTCCTCGCCGACATCGTGCAGCGGCTGATCGACCCGCGTCTGCGGCAGAGCATCTCGGGCAACCGATGAGCGCGGTGGTGCAGCAGGCGGCGCAGACGGCGCCGGATCCGCAGGAGCGGGCGCGCCGTCGCGCGCGGCGGTCGGTGACGCTCGGGATCGGCCTCACCCTGGTGGGCATCGTGGTGCTCGTCGCCGCGCTCTCGTTCGTGTGGCTGCCGTTCGCCCAGGGCGACACGTCGGGAGGCCGGCTGGCGCCGCCGGACGGCACGCACTGGCTCGGTACCGACCGCTTCGGACGCGACCTGACGACGCAGCTCATGATCGGCGCGCGCATCGCGCTCGCCGTCGGGGTCGGCGCGGTCGTGATCGGCGCCGTCATCGGCATCACGATCGGGATGCTCGCGGCATTCGCGACGCGCTGGCTGGACGACACGATCTCGGCGGTGCTCGACATCATCATCGCCTTCCCCGTCCTGCTGCTCGCCATGCTCATCGTGGCCGCGCAGGGCGCCTCCCTCGGCACCGCGATCCTGGCCATCGGGCTGGCGATGTCGGCGGTGGTCGCCCGGCTCACGCGGGTGCTGTCCAAGCGGGTGCTCGCCCAGCAGTACGTCACCGCGGCTCGCACCTCCGGCACGTCGTGGGGCGGTGTCGTCGCCCGCCACGTCCTGCCCAACATCTGGCCGACGCTCGGCGTCAACCTGGCCCTCCAGTTCGGCGTCGCCGTGCTCGCGGAGGCCAGCCTCTCGTACCTGGGCCTCGGCGCACCGCCGCCCAACGCGTCGTGGGGCCGGCTGCTGCAGGAGGCGCAGGGGACGGTCGCGGTCGCTCCCGTCGGCGCCATCGCGCCCGGCGTCGCGCTTGTCGTCCTGGTGGTCGGCGTCAACCTGATCGCCGACGGCCTGCGGGACGTCGCCGACCCGACGCGGAGGAGGTCGCGATGATCCTCGACGTGCAGAACCTCGGCGTGACGGCCCGTGACGGTTCGCCGCTGCTGTCGGACGTCTCCTTCCGGCTCGACGCCGGGGAGCGGCTGAGCCTGATCGGGGAGTCCGGGTCGGGCAAGTCGCTGACCTCCTTCGCGATCACCGGTCTCCTGCCGGACGGCCTGACGGCGACCGGAAGCGTCGAGCTCGCGGGCGTCCAGGTGATCGGCGCGAAGGAGCGGGCGCTGGTCCCGCTGCGCGGCCGCACCGCATCGACGGTCTTCCAGGAGCCGCTGACCGCGCTCGACCCGCTGATGCGCCTCGGCGCCCAGGTGGCGGAGCCGCTGCGCCGGCACCTCGGACTCCGTGGCGCCGCACTGCGCGACGCCGTCCACGCGGCGCTGGCGGAGGTCCGCCTCCCCGACCCGGAGCGGATCGCGCGCGCGTACCCGCACGAGATCTCCGGAGGCCAGCGTCAGCGCGTCGCCATCGCCGCGGCGCTCGCCTGCCGGCCTCAGCTGCTCATCGCCGACGAGCCGACGACCGCGCTCGACGTGACCGTGCAGGCGGACATCCTCGCCCTCATCGACTCCCTCGTGGCCGAGCGGGGGATGGCGCTGCTGTTCGTCAGCCACGATCTCGCGGTCGTCTCGCGCATGACGGAGCGGGCGCTCGTGCTGCGCGCGGGCCGCGTCGTCGAGGAGAGCACGATCGAGCGCATCCTCAGCAACCCCGCCGACCCGTACACGGCCGAGCTCGTCCGCAGCGCGCGCGAGCTGGACGCCGCCCTGGAGGTGCGATGACCGCCGTCCTCGAGCTCCGCGACGCGGGCTTCCGCTACCGCCGGTCGAGCACCCCGGCTCTGGAAGACGTGTCGTTCGCCGTCGAGCCCGGCCGCAGCGTCGGGCTGGTGGGGGAGTCCGGCGCGGGCAAGACCACCTTGCTCTCGCTGCTTCTCGGGCTCGCGAGCCCGACCTCCGGGAGCGTGCTGTTCGACGGGAGGCCGCTCGATCGCGGCGACCGGACGCTGATGCGGGAGTTCCGTCGCAGTGTGCAGA
This genomic stretch from Leifsonia sp. EB41 harbors:
- a CDS encoding Rv3235 family protein; amino-acid sequence: MNALLSPVLERPAVERPNAARPPLRLVPPQRVVAPPVPGPPPDLAPFEPRTLDAELQASGDGLRTDSGIGEDARLLCAKLALCVIEILAGARPLDQLGRWVSDSVFIQLLRRTVIAARSRAVTGDEVKRPRVRVGEPVLNRLGDSVVEAVVMIHQPSRSRAVALRLERHRMRWRATAITVL
- a CDS encoding sensor histidine kinase — its product is MSTLSDLVNAQGRSSEADVEWLHSLVGDWQLLADLAFADIVLWVPTSDGDFVAVAHARPSSAATLFYRDFVGQRIKPEWRQQVTDAYLTKQIIDTSAPDWYEETPTRVRAVPVIRRLSVHSPQTSDEPVAVITRHTNLSEARTPSRQELTFNDCANDLFAMIATGDFPDLGAPAAPRRGAPRAADGLIRLDETGITTFASPNALSAFNRMGFTGELEGESLATVTTKLLAGSLTSDESLPLVVTGRAPWRTDIEARGVTVSLRTIPIRNRGERVGAIVLCRDVSEQRHQERELITKDATIREIHHRVKNNLQTVASLLRIQARRTHSEEAREALSQAMRRVAAIAVVHDTLSTGLAQIVDFDDVFDRVLLLVAEVAASHTTTVHPKKSGTFGSLPSEYATPLALALTELVTNAVEHGLAGREGQVEIVADRTEESLSVKVVDNGSGLPEGKVGSGLGTQIVRTLIQGELGGAIDWHTMMGQGTEVTIEVPLRYLTTV
- a CDS encoding WhiB family transcriptional regulator, encoding MDWRDKAACLTADPELFFPVGNTGPAVDQIDKAKAVCARCTVTEICLQYALETGQDSGVWGGLSEDERRALKRRAARARRAS
- a CDS encoding DUF1684 domain-containing protein; protein product: MADIVTELSAPALPSPSTIQTAEAGYADWRAWRLSSVAAPTGNLALIETRWLADGEETTAEQALAGHPATVTATELSRRNLDTGAPERGIRLWDAASPAIRAFETIDAFPFDPSWIVEATFTPVSGERTIPFEHIRDNGGTRDLVVPGDITFERDGVDYTLSAFDDDGTLLLVFGDPTNGDDGPDGSYASGRFLFVTRDGDRAVLDFNRAFVPPCGFSDQYNCPLPPRNNRFPVPVTAGEKRVVLRDGAAR
- a CDS encoding ABC transporter substrate-binding protein, encoding MRKTPLLATIAIGIAASLALAGCSGASSSSSGGTDASIAVGSLYEPVNLDNTAGGGQGVTEALNGNVYEGLFKLTDDGKVQPLLATKYTTSSDGLTYTFTLREGVKFHSGKPLTSESVKTSIERVLATDSQSARKSQLAVISGIQTPDDKTVVISLKSRSISLPYNLSYVWIYGPGTTNYKTAEDGTGPYTLGTWKRGSSLSLERWNGYWGGKAKNKEVVYDYFTDASALSNALLTNQVDVVTSIQSPDSLTQFEGNKNYTISNGKSTTKELLAFNDKVAPFNNAEVRKAVYSAIDTKKLLTSIWGKYGTLIGSMVPPSDPWYEDLTKVNPYDTALAKKELAAAGLPNGFAFTLDTPTYDPHPAVAEFLKSELAKVGITVNINSISADQWYTKVFKNHDFTATLQEHVNDRDVVWYGNPDFYWGYDNPQVTTWVNEAEQSSTTAEQTAKLKLVNEQIAKDAASAWLYLYPQIVVASSSVSGYPVNGLNSQFYAYDIVKK
- a CDS encoding ABC transporter permease is translated as MTSYLLRRTAFLVVSLLLAMVVLFFLLRVLPGDPANALLSASATPDQIKAAQEQVGSNLPLLQQFANWFGSLLTLNLGQSFITSLPVGPEIASRLAVTIPLTLLSFVLALVLALPIGFVAAWKADRWYGLVLSAFSQLGIAVPVFWVGILLVDAFAVNLRWFPSGGFPRDDWADPAAALQSLALPVITIAIVMSASISRYVRSATLDVIGSDYLRNARALGSGFGRAMWRHGLRNGAVPVISILGIELATTFLGAVVVESVYTLPGLGSMLLTAIQQHDYPDIQGILFVSTLLVLIVGFLADIVQRLIDPRLRQSISGNR
- a CDS encoding ABC transporter permease yields the protein MSAVVQQAAQTAPDPQERARRRARRSVTLGIGLTLVGIVVLVAALSFVWLPFAQGDTSGGRLAPPDGTHWLGTDRFGRDLTTQLMIGARIALAVGVGAVVIGAVIGITIGMLAAFATRWLDDTISAVLDIIIAFPVLLLAMLIVAAQGASLGTAILAIGLAMSAVVARLTRVLSKRVLAQQYVTAARTSGTSWGGVVARHVLPNIWPTLGVNLALQFGVAVLAEASLSYLGLGAPPPNASWGRLLQEAQGTVAVAPVGAIAPGVALVVLVVGVNLIADGLRDVADPTRRRSR
- a CDS encoding ATP-binding cassette domain-containing protein, which produces MILDVQNLGVTARDGSPLLSDVSFRLDAGERLSLIGESGSGKSLTSFAITGLLPDGLTATGSVELAGVQVIGAKERALVPLRGRTASTVFQEPLTALDPLMRLGAQVAEPLRRHLGLRGAALRDAVHAALAEVRLPDPERIARAYPHEISGGQRQRVAIAAALACRPQLLIADEPTTALDVTVQADILALIDSLVAERGMALLFVSHDLAVVSRMTERALVLRAGRVVEESTIERILSNPADPYTAELVRSARELDAALEVR